GCTTCTTTGATCCAAATATGGATTGAATTTCAAAGATTATTGGATAAAAGGCATTTGTTGGAGTTGGACAAAGCATGTTTTGATTGATCTACAGGGGCTCTCTGTTGTAATGCCATCTGTCACTCTGTTATATCTCTAATTCCATTTTGCCCAATTGTCAAACAGCTTCATATAAAGTGGATGGAGGTAACTGCCCATTAACTCAAAGTTTCCATTTCATctcaaaaatgaagaaatgcagCATCTCAGTCATTACCCAACATCTTCTTCTCCTGAAGATCCTGCTGCTACTAGGAATGGCTCTAGGAGATCCAAGAACCCAGACGGTCCAAATCATGTGCGGCAAGCAACTGGAGCACAACTCAACTGTGTTTGTTCCAAACTTTGTGAGCACAATGGAAAACATCAGTGAACAAATGCGAACTTCTGGTTTTGGAGTGGCAAGGACTGGTTCAGGCCCTGACAACAACTATGGCCTAGCTCAATGCTATGGTGATCTTTCTCTTCTAGACTGTGTGCTATGCTACGCTGAGGCACGTACGGTGCTTCCCCAATGCTTTCCTTACAATGGGGGTCGGATTTACCTAGACGGTTGTTTCATGAGGTCCGAAAACTACACGTTTTATGAGGAGTTTAGAGGATCAGACGACAGGGCCGTGTGCGGGAACACAACGAGGAAGAGTACAGCGTTCGAAGAATCAGCAAGGCAGGTTGTGCAGCGTGCAGTTGAATCTGCTCCAAGCAATGGAAGGTATGCAAGGGGTGAGGTGAGTGTTAGTGGGACGGGGAATGAATCGGCTTATGTGTTGGCTGATTGCTGGAGAACTTTGGATGAGAACTCTTGCAGGCAATGTCTGGAAAATGCATCTGTATCAATGTTGGGATGCTTGCCTTGGTCTGAGGGGAGAGCATTATACACAGGGTGCTTCATGAGGTACTCAGATAGAGATTTTCTCAACAAGGAAGTGGGGAATGGAAGTTCTAGAGGTAAAAAGGGATGCTGCCCTTTTTTCTTGAACTGTTATAGCGAAAAGTTTGGCTTGATCATGATCAATTTTACATTGATGACTTTTGCAGGTACCATAATTGTGATAGTAGTCTCAGTTATCAGCTCCTTGGTGGTTTTGGTAGTTGGagtagctattggattttatATCTGGAAGCACAGATATATACAAAAGAAACGCAGAGGTAACAAAAAGGCTTTGTTTCCCATTAGTTATTGCTTCCAGAAAGTAAATTTATTGGACATGAAGGTCGACCCCCGACTCTATTCTCTCATGAGCATTGGTAATTCTGCAGGATCAAATGATGCAGAAAAGTGGGCAAAAACCCTCAATGACAGCAGCTTAAACTTCAAGTACTCAACAATTGAAAAGGCCACGGGATCTTTCGACATTGCCAACAAGCTTGGACAAGGAGGTTTTGGAACAGTTTATAAGGTACCTTATCTCCCTTTCTTTAATCCTATATCTTTCaatgcctctctctctctctctcactggAACAGAACATATCTAGGATTATCAAACACATGGTCAGAAACTAAGTGGTTTTCTCCTTGCAGGGAGTTCTGGCTGATGGGAGAGAGATTGCAGTGAAGAGGCTTTTCTTTAACAACAGACACCGAGCAGCAGATTTCTATAATGAAATCAACATTATAAGCAGCGTGGAACACAAAAACTTGGTCAGGCTGTTGGGTTGTAGTTGCGCAGGACCCGAAAGCCTTCTCGTCTATGAATACCTGCCCAACAGGAGTCTTGACCGCTTCATCTTCGGTAATTTCATAACTTTATGTTATTTAAACCAGTCTTAATGACGTGATATTTCATGCAATGCATGTTATCTTAAATGTTTTCAACAAATTTGAACAGATCAAGAAAGAGGTAAAACACTAAACTGGGACAAGAGATATGAGATCATTGTTGGGACAGCAGAAGGCTTAGTCCACCTTCACGACAACTCGAAAACAAGGATCATTCACAGAGACATAAAGGCCAGCAACATCCTTTTGGATTCAAGGCTTCGAGCTAAGATTGCAGATTTCGGGTTGGCTAGGTCTTTCGAGGAAGATAAAAGCCACATCAGCACAGCCATTGCAGGAACATTGTAAGAAAATATACATACAAACTCATTTTGGAATAGTCTTGGTGAACACAAACGTATCACACCATGAAAAACGTTTAGCTTACTGGTTTTTGTAATTAATCTCAGGGGATACATGGCTCCAGAGTACCTAGCTCATGGCCAGCTGACAGAGAAGGTAGATGTCTACAGTTTCGGAGTGCTTATATTGGAGATAGTCACTGGAAGGCAGAACAACAGGAGCAAATCTGCAGAGTACTCAGACAGCATAGTCACAATTGTAAAGTTCCCaaaattcttcaatttttttttttccaatcaTAAAACAAATTGGATTTTATCCTCGTACTTACTTTGTCGCTCCTGTGTTTATTTGGCTAAACAGACTTGGAAGCACTTTCAAGCAGGGACTACAGAGGAACTATACGACTCAAATTTAATGCTGCAGAATTGCAATGACGATGTTAAGGATGGGATACTAAGAGTGGTGCAAATAGGACTTCTATGCACCCAAGAGAGTCCCTCTTTACGACCCACAATGTCAAAGACACTGCAGATGCTAACAAAGAAGGAGAAGCACCTTCCTGCACCCGCCAATCCACCTTTTATAGATGAAAAGACCATGGAACTGAATGACACCGGCGACGACCCGGGTTACCCTCTAAATGCAGATGGTGCTTCTTCAGTTGCTAGTGTTTCACATAGTTCTTTCTATCCCAGGTGACCACATGAGATGGAAAAGAAAGGATTCTCAAACTTCCAGAGCCACACTTCATTTTTCCAGTGAAGGAGCTCAGGAATCTCAAGTAACAACTTGGCCCTGCTCAGCTCAATAGGAAAACACATCTAATGACGGCATATTTTGAGCCACTGTGATAAAGTGCAAAGTGGCATTCGAGGATTTGTAGATATACTGATAATGGTTGAGCCAgacttttaaataaagaatttttttttttcttatttttctgagCAATGCAGTATGTGGTCAATATAATTCGCACTTGTTAGAAGTAAAATTGATCATTAGTAATGCTCTTAAAGATTGTTATTCACAGCTATGATAGAATAATTGAAAGGAAATGTTGAAGTCCAACATCATTCTTCTCTACCAAAGGCGCATGTTTCATGTTCAACAAAACACAATTTAAAAGATAACACGTAAGATTTAACGGGTGGCTACTAAGTTCCCCATGAGGCTTCCACCAATCTCATAATATCTGGCATTGGAAAAACCTACATCTAAAGCCAGCTCTTCCAACTTCTTACCTGTATTCATAGAGAACTTTTAATCAACAAACTAGTACCTTTTCTTATCCATCTTATTTAGCCAATGCACAAAGGCCTCCAAATTTTGCCAAGGCATTCAAATTCACTACATTTGAAGATGGAATATATAAACGCAGTAGTACAAAGAGAGCTTTAAACTATCAAAACAACTTCAGTGCAGGTGCCTTAAAACTAAAAGGTAACCAAAATAAAGAGCAAAAAGCATGATGCTATGTTGATCAAGATGAATGCACCTGTCAGAAATTCCCGGATTGAACTCTTTAAGTATTTGTAATCCTCTGCAAGGCCAAAACCAGAAGCCACAGGTACAACAACATTGTCAATCATCAATTCCTAGCAAAGGTTGAAACATCCAGCACTCTCAGTTTGTCATGTTGCTAACAACACAAAAACATTGACCAAATtatcaaaaactcaaaatttctgGCTATGAATACCTGAGTAAAGGCAATAACTGGATTGATGCTTTTATTAAAGTCAAGGATAGATACTCTTGAGCCTGTAAACACCAGCAAGAATGAGAAACAGTAAACCACAACCAACAACTacgatgagagagagagagagagagagagagagagagagagagagagaatggaacCTGCTTTTGAAACTCTATACATTTCCTGCATGGCCTTATGTTTGTCTACTACATTTCTCAGACCATAACCCATAGTGATGGCATCAAAGTGACCATCAGAAAATGGCAAATCAATTGCATCACCTTCAACCCACCTAAGATGCAATGCATAACATGATTGATTATCCTGAATTAAAGTTCAAAACTTTTTTAGTTGATTGACCACTAGATTTACCAGTGCTCACTCAATGTTTGTGTGGAAGGCTTTTGACATCAACTTTTGCCGCGAAGAAGCAACTGATAACTGCTCTTTCGAGAAATCGAGACCAATCACCTGCTAGCGTTCAAATTACAATCTCAGTCTTAAAAACCAGTTCAGATTCATGGAAAAgcaccaaaatttcaacaaaccAAACTTTGGTAACATCAATTGTATGACAAACAACAATGAACAAACCTTGCCACTGGACCCAACTTTCTCAGACAAGAGAAACGCCAAATCCCCACTTCCACAGCACAAATCCAACACACTGTCTCCCTTTTTAGCCCTGTCCCAAAAAGAATTTCTCTTAAAAAGAAATCGAACTTCAGATAaccaaatatcaaaaaataccAACCgaacccaaaaaatatatatatttgaattttaccCACTCCAGGACACTGCCATTCTTTTCCATATTCGATGCTGACCCAAGCTCAGCAAATCATTcaactaaaagaaaaggaaaagacccATTAACTATTTACAAAGAAAAGCGACACTGCAACTTGAAGTAAAATGAGCAAAAGCTTTACGTTATCGTAGACAGGGGCAATGCGGTTGAAGAGCGCCTGGCGCTCGGTCGAGGATCGGACCAGACTGCGTCTGAACCGGGAACTGGGTAGACATGGACCGGTTGAGaatggaagaagatgaagctGAAGCGAAGCCATGTCAGCTATCCGTTTCTCCTTCGCTGACACATTAAAACAGAGATAGAGCCGTTTTGTGAGACTCAGTGATCGGATCAGAGAGTCGCAATCCAGTACATGATGGGCCATTGTTTCTACTGTAAGCCCAATACAGTGAACAATCTGGGCTAGCCCAATAGTTATGCTTGGACTCAAATTTATGTTCGCAACTTGATGAAGCTAACCTATTATATCAAGTTCCGGTCGGATTTTTTACCCAACTCTTATCAAAACTACTATGGTGTTCAAATTTGCCCTacttcacaaaaaataataataaagtgaTATTCTGAAGGGAAGATTGAAATCGGGTGCAAAGGGCGGACACACTTCCTCAATAACTAGTCTAACTCACGTATGCAATGCCCTACTCTTTAACTAGCCTATTTTAATTCGtccaataaaaataatgaaatgatGTCACATCAGTTGGAATACAAGCTGGCGCGGCTAGAATGTACCAGCTCTGTTTGCGAGGCATGAGTGATAGCAAAGACTATGTAAGCATTTCATTCATTACCAACAGTGGTAAAATTCCATAGTATAAATGGAAGCaaattacaataatttttACCCTCTATTGATCTTGGAGAGAATGGGGTAAAGTTAATCAACCAATGTCAATGTCAGTAAAAAGTTTGCATTTTTCCAGATCATGTACATGAAGGCAGAGCATGAGCAGCACAAAgcacaaaacaaattttgcaGGAGATGAAGCATTTGGGAGAATGTACATGCAATGCAAGAGCACCTCAGTCATCTGTGAAAAATGGACCAGCAATATTATCCATCACTGCAAATTGCATGTTCTCAGATGGTCTCCAATGGCGCTTGCGCTGATTGATAAACCAGTTGTTGATTTGCCTCTGATCTAGCCCCGTCGATTCAGCCAGCGCAATCTTGTCAGCCTCCTGGATGAGAGATTCAAGCCAAAGGGTTAGcacatattttgatttgtcGAAAATGTATGTTGCGGAAAAAGAGATATGTATAAATTTTTGCACCGTTGGGTATGGCCATTTATAATGAACACTCCACCAATCAAACAACGTTTGCCTTGCTTCTTTTGGTAgctttcctttcttcttcttcttggagAATTCAAGCTTCAAGGTGCCAATGTGACTGCCAAACCTACGCATGAGCCGGTCCTTGAGATCTCGATCTTCACCCCTTTGTTGACCTTCCTGCACTTCTATTTCTCCGCCACTGAAATCCTCATCTGATGACGCACCGCCTTCATCTGATCAGCAACATTCCATTGCAAATGTTCTTCAGAAAGATTGGATATAACATACGTACATAGCATCATGGACTAAAATGCTGATttgattttatgaaaataattaaaattgtccAACTTCAACAGTTTGTGTGATTCTTGTTCTCATATCAAAATTTTCCTGTCATATAACTTGGCAAACTTTGGGAAAGCGCATATAAATTCAAGTTTACCCTGCAACACATTGCATATAACTTGGGAACAAGGATTCATACTTAATAGAAAAGAAtaaacttaaattaaaaaattaaaatccccaaattaaGTTAATTGGAAAGGGGAAAAAGGGTTGGACCCACACCAAGAACAAAGCTTTCAAAGACAACTAGGTCTAGAGAGGCAACTAGGTCAAGACTCTAGACCATAGAGTAGTATAGGGCAGGTGGCTAGAGGAGGAGGGCAGCCATTGTTATCAGACACAGAATGTGTGGTAGTATTTCATTGTCAGCCGGATGGAGactagaagagagagagagagagaggtgtgtCAGGAACTGAGAGAGGACAAGACGGGTGGGGAcatcaatcaaatcaaaactgACATATACAGTAGACAGTACACAGCGTCCCAACCCACCATATTATAACCCTCTCGTCCTTTCCCTCCTGACGGAGAAACACCCTACCCTAATAAACAGTGGTGGGGGTTTAACGATCCGTGGGGTCCCATTTACAAAGGACACGTACCCTACAAAATTAGGTTCCTGTACCATCTTGTGTAAAAATACATCATAAATTCGCATAATAAGTTACGAAACCGTGCATTGGATAGGATGGTAGGGGCCAATATGCATATACATGCATGACTCCATgcccattttattttcataggGTTTTGCAATAATTAGAGGCTCAGTTCTTTCTTGCTCAAATTaacaaacaaattattaaaaatgaattgGGGGTACCCAGTGCGAGAGGCAAAGGTCCACAGAGTGAAGAGTGAAGAGTgaagggggagagagagagagagagagagagagagaggcacgTGTGAAGCAATAATGAAAGGCCAAAAGACCCCACGGCCCATGGAAATGACACGCACTTAGCACAAGTAGCAGTGGCCACAATGCCCAGAAGAAGCtcgtgagagagagagcgagagcgAGAGAGGGAGACCATAAACGCTGCTAATAGCGTAAACTACGGGAGTCCATGTGagtgaatgaatgaatgaacgACTGTGAGTGtggagaggagagaaaacTTCGACCACCCGCTCTACCCgggcttttcttttctattaaagttttcttccttccataCCAGACCAGTAGTGTATTTAAAACCCTCTCCCCATTATGCCCCTCATCACCACTTtcaccaaataaaatataaaaaacttGGGAAAAGCCTCTCGGCTGTATGATAATCTCAGTTAACGTTTCAACACAAGAATGCGCATCGTCGCTGTGCACGGAAGATGAAAGCCTAGCTTATATCTCAAGAAATATCACGTCCATATAACTTTCTAAATTTTATGTTCTACTTGTAAACTCAACACTTGAAATCCATCACAACTaaggattttattatataaagagaaattaagaaaacagatatgaagagaaaaaaagaaaaatgaatatgCAGATAGTATTGAAAAAGGAGCAAACAAGACTTTACATATGCAGGCAGGCCAACCAGATAGGCACCCTAAACCATCCATCCAAGCACGTGAATATATGCTTAAAGAATCTAGCGATATGCAGCAGTGAGAGCACGAGGCCAATTAAGCACACTGGAAAGGCATTATGTACTTTGGtacaatataaaaaacaacaaaaggaaGTAACAGCAGGTTTTCTGTGATTGAGAGATGCCTAAATGTACAAATCCTTGCCCAAATAAACAATTATATTATCAACAAATCCGATTTGTACTTGTACATCTTGTTTTTGGGTGCCTATTAAAATAGATAGGCGCTTAGAAAGGGAAGAAAGTTCAAAAGACACGGTGCATGATATGGACTCACGTGATTACTAAGATTCCTATGTGAGCTTTGCTAGTGATCATGGCCTAGGGAGGGCCAGACTTGAAGTACACATAGCTTTGATTCTATTCTACTTTCTAATTTCCAAGATAAGTTTGGCTGCGATGCCAAGAACCAGCCAGAGAGCTACTAATTGGACAATTTCCGATGTGCGCATATCACCACTCATGCTGTGTTGGAACTTGAGAATCAATAATTTTTACAAGCAGCAAATATACCGTCTTCTTTAAATATAGAGAACCATTTCCTCCATTTAAGGCTAAAACTAGTTTGCAAAGGCCCCACTAGAATGTGTATTGGTTTGGAGCAATTACTCCTTAAGAAAAGTTCTAGGTTTTAAGTTCTAACATCCgtatagtgtgtgtgagtttagtttGATATCGCCACTCTCAATAGAAAAGTTCCTCAAAAAAGACTCAAACTAGTTCAAAAACAAACTCTAACCAGAAAGTGCATGGTGGCATTGCATTTCATTTTTCCAGTAAGAATcaattcgaattttttttcctttgtcatCCTATTTGTCATGGAAACAAAGAAGCTACGACTCTTATCAGCTAGAAGACCAACAAATTTAAGGGAATGAATGCATATAATGATCCCAAGTTCCACACAACTTCTCATGAACAAAACTTGTTACATTCCCCAAAACAATATTGCTACGAGTCTCCCGACCCACACTGATACATCCATCTGAAAATGTTGGTCTAAATGCACTTATTTTAATGTCAAAATCAGAAATTGCAACATCCATATATACATTGATGTCGgcacaccaaaaaaaacatattttacTCAAAAAAGAGGAACTTGAATGTTATCTATATCATAAATTCTCGTGATAGAAATAACCGCAAACGAAGGAGGGTGTATAAAAATGTAATGGAAGCCTTCAAACTTTATTAACATGCAGACACTATATCAAATAAACTCCTAGTGTGAAGTTGATAATTAGCCTAGATCATTTTATACTTGGAAGTACATGAACATGCGTggagaaaggaaaggaaaggaaaggaaaggaaaaggaaacttTTTTCACTCGATGAATAGGGAGTGATACACATAATGAGCATCCGAAGAGTACTAGCAAGCTAGCTCCCTCAGGAGAGCCAATTAATGGCCACTGTATGAAACAATCAAACAACTATTTGAGATGTCATCACTGCAGATCTTTGAAACGTCAAAATCAGAATCTctgaaacaaaaaagcaaagcTTTTACTTTGCAAGCCGGTTCTTCTATGGCGCATTTGgggagaaaatgaaaaagataaaaaggagaaagaggaaacaaacaacgaGGTTGGACTTTGATAACACACAGAcaaacacataaaaaaaaaacacatagagagagagggagagagaaggcAGGCATTTGATAAGATACATATAAAGCATTTGCCGATTACAGTTCCGAGGGAGAGCAAGCACTAATAAAGTtcggaaaatatatatgtgggTTTTTATAATTGAAGAAGGAAGAGTCTTTTTCAGTTGTAGATAGAGAtactagggtttttttttttcgggtgGGTATTTGTTTGTGTCATTATTGGCATACGATCAGAAACTTTCGTTTGTTTCGTGCTTCTCAATTTGTGGGCCGTTCCggggggggggagagagagagagagagagataagtATCAAGTATTATCACCGAAGGTAGGTAAGTAAGGGTAAGACTAGGAAACCAGTGGCCGCAATATTCCGTGCGTTTTATGTTCATCAACACGAGCCAAATCAAGCTACAACTatcgtgagagagagagagagactaacCGGAGAGGGTTCTAATGGAGGAGGCGTTAGCAGATGAAGTGCAGAGATTGCTAAGTTGCAGTTCAATCTTGTTCAAGAAAGTGGTTGCTTCATCAAAAGGCCTTGAGAGATCTGATTTGTATTTCACTAACATCTCGCAGTAGGTTTCctaaatatataaacaaacccaaattaattaaaggacAAAACTTATACTTAGCCAGAAAAATAGATCAGTAGCAATCTAACaccaattaaattataaagtaaaagagagagagagggggggggGGACCAATAATACCATGAACTCGTCGAGCTCGGGATCGGCTCCCAAATACGTGGAGGGCATAGAAGAATTAGAATTACAAGAGCCtcgctgctgctgctgcttacAGTTATAAAAGTCGTTTTCTCGGCGGATTTCGTCTAAGAAACTCGCGATTTCCGGAGGCGCCCCTACctacataaaaaaaacatttacaAAAGTTAAATTCATTGCACCTCCTAACTGTCATCGAAGAAGCTAAGAAGAACACTGTCAGAGGCTGACActaaaatttctttattttgaaacaaacaaagaaaactgaaacagaaaactcAGACTACATATTATTTGTAGAAATTTAATGATGTTATTTGTTGGTGGGTGTAGGTTCTGAAAAGTTCACCTTCTGGCACTCAATATAAGCGTGAATGAGCCTAGGGTAAGTGGGGTGCGATGCAATTTTGGCTTTGATGGCGCCAAACACGTCTTCCTCGCGTTGAAATTCCGGCGTGATTGTTGGTGA
The window above is part of the Prunus dulcis chromosome 1, ALMONDv2, whole genome shotgun sequence genome. Proteins encoded here:
- the LOC117612257 gene encoding cysteine-rich receptor-like protein kinase 2 isoform X2, with the protein product MKKCSISVITQHLLLLKILLLLGMALGDPRTQTVQIMCGKQLEHNSTVFVPNFVSTMENISEQMRTSGFGVARTGSGPDNNYGLAQCYGDLSLLDCVLCYAEARTVLPQCFPYNGGRIYLDGCFMRSENYTFYEEFRGSDDRAVCGNTTRKSTAFEESARQVVQRAVESAPSNGRQCLENASVSMLGCLPWSEGRALYTGCFMRYSDRDFLNKEVGNGSSRGTIIVIVVSVISSLVVLVVGVAIGFYIWKHRYIQKKRRGSNDAEKWAKTLNDSSLNFKYSTIEKATGSFDIANKLGQGGFGTVYKGVLADGREIAVKRLFFNNRHRAADFYNEINIISSVEHKNLVRLLGCSCAGPESLLVYEYLPNRSLDRFIFDQERGKTLNWDKRYEIIVGTAEGLVHLHDNSKTRIIHRDIKASNILLDSRLRAKIADFGLARSFEEDKSHISTAIAGTLGYMAPEYLAHGQLTEKVDVYSFGVLILEIVTGRQNNRSKSAEYSDSIVTITWKHFQAGTTEELYDSNLMLQNCNDDVKDGILRVVQIGLLCTQESPSLRPTMSKTLQMLTKKEKHLPAPANPPFIDEKTMELNDTGDDPGYPLNADGASSVASVSHSSFYPR
- the LOC117612274 gene encoding 2-phytyl-1,4-beta-naphthoquinone methyltransferase, chloroplastic isoform X2; this translates as MASLQLHLLPFSTGPCLPSSRFRRSLVRSSTERQALFNRIAPVYDNLNDLLSLGQHRIWKRMAVSWSGAKKGDSVLDLCCGSGDLAFLLSEKVGSSGKVIGLDFSKEQLSVASSRQKLMSKAFHTNIEWVEGDAIDLPFSDGHFDAITMGYGLRNVVDKHKAMQEMYRVSKAGSRVSILDFNKSINPVIAFTQELMIDNVVVPVASGFGLAEDYKYLKSSIREFLTGKKLEELALDVGFSNARYYEIGGSLMGNLVATR
- the LOC117614017 gene encoding homeobox protein knotted-1-like 6 — protein: MEEMYGLQSTAEYGDKGFQSTAEYEDRALMTPENLILPLDYQSLLVSSGAFRGEHHHHRVPMFGSDDVVLYSAMSEAASPTITPEFQREEDVFGAIKAKIASHPTYPRLIHAYIECQKVGAPPEIASFLDEIRRENDFYNCKQQQQRGSCNSNSSMPSTYLGADPELDEFMETYCEMLVKYKSDLSRPFDEATTFLNKIELQLSNLCTSSANASSIRTLSDEGGASSDEDFSGGEIEVQEGQQRGEDRDLKDRLMRRFGSHIGTLKLEFSKKKKKGKLPKEARQTLFDWWSVHYKWPYPTEADKIALAESTGLDQRQINNWFINQRKRHWRPSENMQFAVMDNIAGPFFTDD
- the LOC117612257 gene encoding cysteine-rich receptor-like protein kinase 2 isoform X1, with protein sequence MKKCSISVITQHLLLLKILLLLGMALGDPRTQTVQIMCGKQLEHNSTVFVPNFVSTMENISEQMRTSGFGVARTGSGPDNNYGLAQCYGDLSLLDCVLCYAEARTVLPQCFPYNGGRIYLDGCFMRSENYTFYEEFRGSDDRAVCGNTTRKSTAFEESARQVVQRAVESAPSNGRYARGEVSVSGTGNESAYVLADCWRTLDENSCRQCLENASVSMLGCLPWSEGRALYTGCFMRYSDRDFLNKEVGNGSSRGTIIVIVVSVISSLVVLVVGVAIGFYIWKHRYIQKKRRGSNDAEKWAKTLNDSSLNFKYSTIEKATGSFDIANKLGQGGFGTVYKGVLADGREIAVKRLFFNNRHRAADFYNEINIISSVEHKNLVRLLGCSCAGPESLLVYEYLPNRSLDRFIFDQERGKTLNWDKRYEIIVGTAEGLVHLHDNSKTRIIHRDIKASNILLDSRLRAKIADFGLARSFEEDKSHISTAIAGTLGYMAPEYLAHGQLTEKVDVYSFGVLILEIVTGRQNNRSKSAEYSDSIVTITWKHFQAGTTEELYDSNLMLQNCNDDVKDGILRVVQIGLLCTQESPSLRPTMSKTLQMLTKKEKHLPAPANPPFIDEKTMELNDTGDDPGYPLNADGASSVASVSHSSFYPR
- the LOC117612274 gene encoding 2-phytyl-1,4-beta-naphthoquinone methyltransferase, chloroplastic isoform X1, with the translated sequence MASLQLHLLPFSTGPCLPSSRFRRSLVRSSTERQALFNRIAPVYDNLNDLLSLGQHRIWKRMAVSWSGAKKGDSVLDLCCGSGDLAFLLSEKVGSSGKQVIGLDFSKEQLSVASSRQKLMSKAFHTNIEWVEGDAIDLPFSDGHFDAITMGYGLRNVVDKHKAMQEMYRVSKAGSRVSILDFNKSINPVIAFTQELMIDNVVVPVASGFGLAEDYKYLKSSIREFLTGKKLEELALDVGFSNARYYEIGGSLMGNLVATR